Proteins found in one Colletes latitarsis isolate SP2378_abdomen chromosome 8, iyColLati1, whole genome shotgun sequence genomic segment:
- the Sdk gene encoding sidekick cell adhesion molecule isoform X1, producing MELPWRNAVADLSTFLSTRTRILFAAVYFIWIAGSACATETLQEPRFTTQPSSSGNILSENRTKFLQCQARGHPQPKYKWFKDGVPLSNELTSEPYFRIQSTRREDAGVYHCVATNDVGSIFSERITFAVAYMGLFEDLTERIVTVKSGSAAVLTLPPVESHPAPDVTWFASDGSLLYGIKYASAHHTLLILNASESDEGLYRARAINTQLGKEENSPFFNLQVTGDANAEVAPTIIVKPQDTQIIKDQDVTYIHCIANARSLHELRTLWTKDGIPIENSRISYSFNDSWNRTLALISANITYTGVYSCHVDLRSGGYPTVNASAKVVVYEKPMFITELKRETLSDYGSTVTLPCDAIGVPPPKISWFRNAEPVDHLLGSRYAMEEDGSLTIKKLTMNDSGMFQCLASNEAGEASSYTWLKAKKGLESRLKNRVIRWAAGYNVVRVRQSDRRIKFSRYPDTSGPIMENGPQNLTILDGKDATLTCNAVAAPIPNTTWIYNDTILVEIAGRVQVLDNGDLLIAAVKPNDAGKYTCIRANEAGSVNGSAYLTVLVRTQIIQPPVDTSVLLGYTAELQCKVSNDPSVLYDIAWFHNSQVINTQASQRVKMRNDGTLEIVAVRASDVGEYMCSVVSPGGNETRSARLSVIELPFAPINVMAGRVERISPRTINVSWVPGFDGNSPTKKFIVQRREVSDLGPIPDSALNWITENDNVSAQSRWVLLNNLKAAAAYQFRVSAENSVGEGPHSDPSNVVALPQEPPSGPPMGFVGSARSSSEIITQWQLPLEEYRNGHILGYMLRYRLHGYNDSPWTIQNITNEAQRNYLITDLITWKDYIVQIAAYNDKGVGVFTEGLKIKTKEGVPEAPPTNVKAKAINSIAIKVWWKPPNPQKINGINQGYKLQAWVGHNFTEANEYKSMTVPPSLFDPLAEQSAIMTGLKKYTLYNITVLCFTDPGDGERSSAVQVRTREDVPEEVENLQFEDISDRSLTVKWSPPKESNGILTQYQLKYMIKDLPDSQRADNITADVLSVKIEHLQAMTHYKFEVIAWTSVGPGKPRVAVIQSGVEPVLPEPPTKLALSNIDAFSVVLQFTPGFDGNSSITKWTVQAQTTRNTTWYNIYEVSDPDASTITVGGLIPFMQYKLRLIANNVVGASQPSEPTKEFQTIQAPPSHPPRNVTVRAMSATELRVRWIPLQQIEWYGNPRGYNVTYNEVRTNTSKSITIEDHTANSYVLENMEEYALYEIVMQAFNDVGSSTLSPKAVERTRESVPSMGPINVEANATSSTTILVRWGDVPIEHQNGQIEGFKVYYGANARSAFQYKNIPSNTTFTTTLTELRKFVQYHVQVLAFTRLGDGTLSTPPVRVQTFEDAPGPPSNVSFPDVSFTTARIIWDTPEDPNGEILAYKVMFHLNNSQDHQFSKEFPASDRTFRATSLEPEKYYMFSVTAQTRLGWGKTAYALVFTTNNRERPQAPSMPQVSRSQVQSRQITFTWTPGRDGFAPLRYYTVQQSENSGPFQIIPERVEPTLTSYTANNLKPFTFYQFRIQATNDIGPSTWSTESVQVQTLPAAPSRGVTGLKVVPITTSSIEVHWNAIDEVYWSGDHETGGYRVIYQPVSDFPTALQDTPKEEVLGIKATKIVLSDLTEDRYYEVVVLPFNSEGEGPSSPPVTVYVGEAVPTGEPQHLKAEPISSTEVQLRWKPPQANMQNGDLLGYKIFYLVTDSPQELENKQEEEIEVVPASYLTHSLVFLDKYTEYRIQVLAFNPAGDGPRSPPITVRTKQDIPGPPHNLQFSEITMTSLRVSWEAPKLRNGEIVGYIVTYETAEQNDRFSKQVKQKVSETSLLIQPLEEEETYTFMVRAQTIDFGPPISGNVTTGPQEGSPIAPSNLAVTKTVSSVELQWTNGASGKGPILGYYIETRRKAMEEWQHYDSRWQTIVRSSNGPLTEYSVSYQNLLPSTSYLFRVISYNRYGISYPAYSTETILTPSKLYLEYAYLQHRPFYRQTWFMVTLAAASIIIIIMVIAVLCVKSKSYKYKQEAQKTLEESMAMDTDDRQESDLELYRSRQGGGGAINMASACGTLGKRNTLARKSMHPPPPTMLGKSPPRPSPASVAYHSDEESLKGYDENPDDSSVTEKPSEISSTDSQGSESENESVQSDPHSFVNHYANVNDSLRQSWKRQKPVRNYSSYTDSEPEGSAVVSLNGGQIIMNNMARSRAPLPGFSSFV from the exons AGACCCTCCAGGAACCGCGCTTCACcactcagccttccagtagcggcAATATCCTTAGCGAAAATCGAACGAAATTTCTGCAGTGTCAAGCGAGAG GACATCCTCAGCCAAAATACAAATGGTTCAAGGATGGGGTACCTCTCAGCAACGAGCTTACCTCGGAACCATATTTTCGAATACAAAGTACACGCAGAGAGGACGCGGGAGTGTATCACTGTGTCGCCACGAACGACGTAGGGTCCATATTTAGTGAAAGAATTACATTCGCGGTAGCGT ATATGGGGTTGTTCGAGGACCTCACAGAGAGAATAGTAACCGTAAAATCGGGCAGTGCAGCTGTTTTAACACTGCCTCCTGTAGAAAGCCATCCTGCACCTGACGTTACGTGGTTCGCGTCGGACGGCTCGTTGTTGTACGGGATAAAATATGCGTCGGCTCATCATACTTTGCTCATCTTGAACGCATCCGAGAGCGACGAAGGCCTGTACAG GGCCAGAGCTATTAACACACAGTTGGGCAAAGAGGAGAACAGTCCGTTTTTCAATCTACAAGTTACGGGAGATGCGAACGCGGAAGTGGCACCCACTATAATAGTGAAACCGCAGGACACGCAAATAATCAAAGATCAGGATGTCACTTACATACATTGCATCGCGAATGCTAG GTCGCTCCACGAGTTACGTACTCTTTGGACGAAAGACGGAATTCCGATCGAGAACTCTAGAATATCGTACAGCTTTAATGACTCGTGGAACAGGACTTTAGCGTTGATATCGGCAAACATAACTTATACAGGGGTGTATTCTTGTCACGTGGATTTGAGGAGCGGTGGATACCCAACGGTGAACGCGAGCGCAAAAGTTGTTGTGTATG AGAAACCAATGTTCATAACAGAATTAAAACGAGAAACTCTTAGCGATTATGGATCAACTGTAACGTTACCGTGCGATGCTATTGGTGTTCCACCTCCAAAAATTAGTTGGTTCCGTAATGCTGAGCCTGTTGATCATTTACTTGGATCCAG ATACGCAATGGAAGAAGATGGTTCCTTGACAATTAAAAAGTTAACTATGAACGATTCTGGAATGTTTCAATGTCTTGCTTCCAACGAAGCTGGCGAAGCatccagttatacctggttaaaAGCGAAAA AAGGATTAGAAAGCAGACTGAAAAACAGAGTTATCCGCTGGGCAGCTGGCTACAATGTAGTCAGAGTTCGCCAATCTGATCGCCGTATTAAGTTCTCTCGATATCCAGACA CATCTGGACCAATCATGGAAAATGGTCCTCAGAATTTAACGATATTAGATGGAAAAGATGCAACTCTAACGTGTAATGCTGTGGCAGCTCCCATACCTAATACTACGTGGATTTACAATg ATACTATTCTCGTGGAGATCGCAGGGAGAGTACAAGTTTTAGATAATGGGGATCTTTTAATTGCTGCCGTGAAACCAAACGATGCAGGAAAATACACGTGTATTCGAGCTAACGAAGCTGGCTCTGTGAATGGTTCCGCATATCTTACTGTTCTAG tACGGACACAGATTATTCAACCACCTGTTGATACGTCTGTACTTCTTGGATACACTGCGGAATTACAGTGTAAAGTTTCGAATGATCCAAGCGTTTTGTACGATATAGCTTGGTTTCATAATTCACA AGTAATAAATACGCAAGCCAGTCAAAGAGTGAAAATGCGGAACGACGGCACGTTGGAAATAGTCGCCGTCCGAGCTTCCGACGTAGGTGAATACATGTGTTCAGTAGTTTCTCCTGGAGGAAATGAAACTCGATCAGCGCGTCTTAGCGTAATCGAATTGCCCTTTGCGCCAATAAACGTAATGGCCGGTCGAGTCGAGCGAATATCTCCCCGTACGATAAATGTTAGTTGGGTGCCTGGTTTTGATGGAAACAGTCCAACCAAGAAATTTATAGTTCAGAGAAGAGAGGTTTCTGATCTTG GACCTATACCCGATTCTGCGCTAAATTGGATTACCGAAAATGATAATGTTTCGGCACAAAGTCGTTGGGTGTTATTGAATAATTTGAAAGCCGCTGCTGCGTATCAGTTTCGAGTGAGCGCAGAAAACAGTGTTGGCGAAGGACCACACTCCGATCCTAGTAATGTAGTGGCTCTTCCTCAAGAAC CTCCTAGTGGACCGCCGATGGGATTTGTTGGCTCCGCTCGATCGTCGTCGGAAATAATAACGCAGTGGCAGCTTCCATTGGAGGAGTATCGAAACGGCCATATTTTAGGATATATGTTAAGATATCGTTTGCACGGTTACAACGACAGTCCATGGACGATACAGAATATTACTAACGAAGCACAAAGAAATTATCTCATTACCGATCTAATTACGTGGAAAGACTATATTGTGCAGATAGCAGCGTACAATGATAAAGGCGTCGGAGTATTCACCGAGGGTTTGAAGATTAAAACTAAAGAGGGAGTACCGGAAGCTCCACCGACCAACGTAAAAGCGAAAGCTATTAATTCTATCGCGATAAAAGTTTGGTGGAAGCCGCCGAATCCGCAAAAGATTAATGGGATAAACCAAGGTTACAAATTGCAAGCCTGGGTGGGCCATAATTTTACAGAAGCGAACGAATACAAGTCAATGACCGTGCCACCTAGTCTATTCGATCCTCTCGCAGAACAAAGTGCCATTATGACTGGGTTGAAGAAATATACCCTGTACAATATAACCGTGTTGTGCTTCACCGATCCAGGTGACGGTGAAAGAAGTTCAGCGGTTCAAGTCCGAACACGCGAAGACGTACCTGAAGAAGTAGAAAATTTGCAATTCGAAGACATAAGCGATCGCTCGCTTACTGTCAAGTGGAGTCCTCCGAAAGAGAGCAACGGGATTCTCACGCAATACCAATTAAAGTATATGATCAAAGACTTACCTGATTCTCAAAGGGCTGACAATATAACAGCAGACGTTCTGTCAGTAAAAATTGAACACTTGCAAGCAATGACGCATTACAAGTTCGAAGTCATTGCTTGGACCTCCGTGGGTCCTGGAAAACCGAGAGTCGCTGTCATCCAATCGGGAGTCGAGCCTGTTCTTCCAGAACCACCCACTAAATTAGCGTTGTCCAATATAGATGCGTTTTCGGTTGTCCTACAATTTACACCAGGATTCGATGGTAATTCGTCTATAACGAAGTGGACAGTGCAAGCGCAAACAACTCGAAACACTACCTGGTACAACATATACGAAGTCTCAGATCCTGATGCTAGTACAATCACTGTGGGTGGCCTAATTCCTTTCATGCAATACAAATTACGATTAATCGCTAACAACGTAGTTGGTGCTTCTCAACCTTCCGAGCCAACGAAAGAGTTTCAAACTATCCAAGCACCGCCGTCACATCCTCCCAGAAATGTAACGGTTCGTGCAATGAGCGCTACGGAATTACGCGTCAGGTGGATTCCATTACAGCAAATAGAATGGTATGGCAATCCAAGAGGATATAATGTTACTTATAACGAAGTGCGGACGAATACATCAAAAAGCATAACTATAGAGGATCATACCGCAAATTCTTATGTATTAgaaaatatggaagaatatgCTCTTTACGAAATCGTGATGCAAGCATTTAATGATGTTGGCTCATCTACGCTGAGTCCCAAAGCAGTTGAAAGAACTCGCGAGTCAGTTCCTTCAATGGGGCCCATTAATGTAGAAGCCAATGCAACATCTTCCACAACTATACTAGTAAGATGGGGCGATGTTCCTATAGAACATCAGAATGGACAAATAGAAGGATTCAAAGTCTACTACGGAGCAAATGCTAGATCAGCATTCCAATACAAAAACATTCCTAGTAACACTACATTTACGACGACTTTGACGGAACTTCGAAAGTTTGTTCAGTATCATGTACAAGTTTTAGCTTTTACAAGGCTTGGCGATGGAACTTTAAGCACCCCACCAGTTAGAGTACAAACATTTGAAGATG CTCCGGGGCCTCCTTCGAACGTATCATTCCCTGATGTTAGCTTTACTACTGCCCGCATCATTTGGGATACTCCGGAAGATCCAAACGGAGAGATTCTCGCCTACAAAGTTATGTTTCACCTGAATAATAGTCAAGATCACCAATTTTCTAAAGAATTTCCTGCATCTGATAGAACTTTCAG AGCTACTAGTTTAGAACCGGAAAAATATTACATGTTTTCCGTAACCGCGCAAACAAGACTGGGTTGGGGTAAAACAGCGTATGCTCTTGTTTTCACTACAAACAACAGGGAACGTCCCCAGGCGCCATCGATGCCACAAGTAAGCAGATCGCAAGTACAAAGTCGTCAGATAACGTTTACCTGGACGCCTGGTCGCGATGGATTCGCTCCACTACG TTATTACACGGTGCAACAATCAGAAAATTCAGGACCATTTCAAATTATTCCCGAAAGGGTGGAACCGACTTTAACGTCTTATACGGCAAATAATTTGAAACCCTTCACGTTCTATCAATTCCGTATACAAGCTACTAACGATATAGGTCCTTCAACTTGGagcacagaatctgttcaagttcAAACTTTACCAGCTG CACCTTCTCGAGGTGTCACTGGATTGAAAGTTGTTCCGATAACAACCTCTAGTATAGAGGTTCATTGGAATGCAATAGATGAAGTATACTGGAGCGGAGATCATGAAACGGGTGGTTATCGCGTTATTTATCAACCAGTTTCTGATTTTCCAACGGCTCTTCAAGACACGCCAAAGGAAGAAGTTTTAGGAATAAAA GCTACAAAAATTGTCTTAAGTGACCTAACGGAAGATAGGTATTACGAGGTAGTAGTACTACCCTTTAATTCTGAGGGAGAAGGTCCATCAAGTCCTCCAGTGACTGTGTATGTTGGAGAAGCAGTTCCTACGGGAGAACCGCAACATTTAAAAGCAGAACCAATTTCTTCTACAGAAGTTCAGTTACGTTGGAAACCACCCCAAGCTAACATGCAGAATGGAGATTTATTAGGATACAAA ATTTTCTATTTGGTTACTGACTCTCCTCAAGAACTGGAGAACAAACAAGAGGAAGAAATAGAAGTCGTGCCAGCGTCATACTTAACGCATAGCTTAGTTTTTCTGGATAAATACACGGAATATCGTATTCAAGTTTTGGCATTTAATCCTGCCGGTGATGGGCCACGGTCCCCACCCATTACCGTCAGGACTAAGCAG GATATACCTGGGCCACCTCATAATCTACAGTTTTCAGAAATTACAATGACTAGTCTTCGTGTTTCTTGGGAAGCACCGAAATTACGAAACGGTGAAATAGTTGGTTACATTGTTACTTACGAAACGGCAGAACAAAATGATC GTTTTAGTAAGCAAGTTAAACAAAAAGTATCGGAAACAAGTTTACTAATACAACCTCTGGAAGAGGAAGAAACATATACCTTCATGGTTCGCGCACAAACCATTGATTTTGGACCACCCATATCGGGAAATGTTACAACAGGTCCGCAAGAAGGTTCACCAATAGCACCAAGTAATCTTGCTGTTACTAAAACAGTGTCTAGCGTCGAATTACAATGGACTAATGGAGCTTCTGGAAAGGGACCTATTTTGggatactacattgaaacacgtCGAAAAG CAATGGAAGAATGGCAGCATT ATGACAGTCGTTGGCAGACAATAGTACGCAGTAGCAATGGACCATTAACAGAATATTCGGTATCCTATCAAAATCTATTGCCGTCTACGTCGTATCTGTTCAGGGTTATATCGTACAATCGTTACGGAATCAGTTATCCGGCATATTCTACAGAAACG ATATTAACTCCATCAAAGCTGTATCTTGAATATGCATATTTACAACACAGACCGTTCTACAGACAAACTTGGTTTATGGTTACTTTAGCTGCTGCctcgattataattattataatggtCATAGCGGTGCTATGTGTGAAAAGTAAAAGTTACAAATATAAAC AAGAAGCACAAAAAACTCTCGAGGAATCTATGGCAATGGACACGGATGATAGGCAAGAATCTGATTTGGaattatatagatcgagacaAGGAGGAGGTGGAGCTATCAACATGGCTAGTGCTTGTGGTACTTTGGGTAAAAGAAACACACTAGCAAGAAAGTCCATGCACCCTCCTCCTCCTACAATGCTAGGTAAATCACCTCCTAGACCCTCACCAGCGTCAGTCGCTTATCACAGCGACGAAGAAAGTCTTAAGGGGTACGATGAAAATCCCGATGATAGTAGTGTTACAGAAAAACCTTCTGAAATTAGTTCAACAGATTCACAG GGATCTGAAAGTGAGAATGAAAGTGTACAGTCGGATCCACATTCCTTCGTAAATCATTACGCTAATGTAAATGATTCTCTGAGACAGTCATGGAAGCGTCAAAAACCAGTTAGAAATTATTCATCGTACACTGATTCTGAACCTGAAGGTAGTGCTGTTGTGAGTTTAAACGGAGGTCAAATTATTATGAACAATATGGCGAGGTCGAGAGCCCCTTTGCCTGGCTTCTCGTCATTCGTAtaa